The Akkermansia muciniphila genome contains a region encoding:
- a CDS encoding DUF2752 domain-containing protein — protein sequence MKLFLLYLALLAAACAVLLLAGDPSRSGWLPECLFYKTTGFLCYGCGSTRALHALLHGHWLDSLRYNVLLVPTLVWLGTLFFIRDRAVFTRVLVAGAAVLVLFTVVRNIPLA from the coding sequence ATGAAACTGTTCCTCCTGTATCTGGCGCTGCTGGCTGCGGCGTGCGCGGTGCTCCTGCTGGCGGGTGACCCGTCCCGGTCCGGCTGGCTGCCGGAGTGCCTTTTTTATAAAACGACGGGTTTTCTTTGCTACGGCTGCGGCTCCACCAGAGCGTTGCACGCCCTGCTTCACGGCCATTGGCTGGATTCCCTGCGGTACAACGTGCTGCTGGTGCCCACGCTCGTCTGGCTGGGAACGCTGTTCTTCATCCGGGACAGGGCCGTATTCACAAGGGTGCTGGTTGCGGGGGCGGCCGTGCTTGTTTTGTTTACCGTGGTACGCAATATTCCTCTGGCGTGA
- a CDS encoding L,D-transpeptidase, with product MTSYGPRTRVVVAGVDYTEVHDEWMNSDIMKKATSGNTRVVISRARQRGQLMVGDEVAMDFPVCLGMPSHRTPVGNFRITEKAVHHVSNLYDASMPYFMRLTDGGIGMHVGPVFMTPQSHGCIRMTRSSCVPLFKTVKVGTPVKIVP from the coding sequence ATGACCTCTTACGGACCCCGTACGAGGGTGGTAGTGGCCGGAGTGGATTATACGGAAGTTCATGACGAGTGGATGAATTCGGACATCATGAAGAAGGCCACGTCCGGCAACACGCGCGTGGTGATCAGCAGAGCCCGCCAGAGGGGGCAGCTCATGGTGGGGGATGAAGTGGCCATGGATTTCCCCGTCTGCCTGGGCATGCCTTCCCACCGGACTCCCGTAGGGAATTTCCGTATTACGGAAAAGGCGGTCCACCACGTTTCCAATTTGTATGATGCCTCCATGCCCTACTTCATGCGGCTGACGGACGGGGGCATCGGCATGCATGTGGGTCCCGTTTTCATGACGCCGCAATCCCATGGATGCATCCGCATGACCCGCTCCTCCTGCGTGCCGCTTTTTAAAACCGTTAAAGTAGGCACGCCCGTCAAGATCGTGCCGTGA
- the msrB gene encoding peptide-methionine (R)-S-oxide reductase MsrB encodes MDNKDLKTIYLAGGCFWGVEKFFSLIPGVKETEVGYANGSTAAPTYEEVCTGGTGHAETVKVVFDPEEVSLPFLLEQYYSIIDPVSVNKQGNDRGVQYRTGIYYTDEKDKPVIEASLKRLQEQFKQPLAIEAQPLRQFSRAEKYHQRYLDNHPGGYCHIPSFKFQQAAQAREAAPAYRKKSDEELRRTLTPEQFAVTRKNATEPPFRNEYFNNDKPGIYVDITTGEPLFLSTDKFDSGCGWPSFSRPIKEDLIQEKKDLSHGMSRTEVRSATGDAHLGHVFTDGPKDRGGLRYCINSASLKFIPEQDMEAQGYGKYLPQLRKEEKAR; translated from the coding sequence ATGGACAATAAGGATTTGAAGACGATTTATCTGGCGGGAGGCTGTTTCTGGGGCGTGGAGAAGTTTTTCTCCCTGATTCCCGGCGTCAAGGAAACGGAAGTGGGATACGCCAACGGCTCCACAGCCGCTCCCACATATGAGGAAGTCTGCACCGGAGGCACGGGCCACGCGGAAACGGTGAAAGTGGTGTTTGACCCGGAAGAAGTCAGCCTTCCCTTCCTGCTGGAGCAATACTACTCCATTATTGACCCCGTTTCCGTCAACAAGCAGGGGAACGACAGGGGCGTTCAATACCGCACGGGCATTTATTACACGGATGAGAAGGACAAGCCGGTGATAGAGGCGTCCCTGAAACGGCTTCAGGAGCAATTCAAACAGCCCCTGGCGATTGAAGCCCAGCCCCTCCGCCAGTTTTCACGGGCGGAAAAATACCACCAGCGCTATCTGGACAACCACCCCGGCGGCTACTGCCATATTCCGTCCTTCAAGTTCCAGCAGGCCGCCCAGGCGCGGGAAGCCGCGCCCGCCTACCGGAAAAAATCGGACGAAGAACTGCGCCGCACCCTGACGCCGGAGCAATTTGCCGTTACACGGAAGAATGCCACGGAGCCTCCCTTCCGCAACGAATATTTTAATAATGACAAGCCCGGCATTTATGTGGACATCACCACCGGGGAACCCCTTTTCCTTTCCACGGACAAGTTTGATTCCGGCTGCGGCTGGCCCAGCTTTTCCCGTCCCATCAAGGAAGACCTGATTCAGGAAAAAAAGGATCTTTCCCATGGCATGAGCCGTACGGAAGTGCGGAGCGCCACGGGGGACGCCCACCTGGGCCACGTCTTTACGGACGGCCCGAAGGACCGCGGCGGCCTGCGCTACTGCATCAACAGCGCCTCCCTGAAGTTCATTCCTGAACAGGACATGGAGGCACAGGGCTACGGCAAGTACCTCCCCCAACTGCGCAAGGAAGAGAAGGCCCGGTAA
- a CDS encoding GNAT family N-acetyltransferase, with protein sequence MSTEFVNLTPENIASEHLCCIIRSKKAHPGIDAKRQWLSGRLKEGHVFRKLNAKATVFIEYAPLEKAWVPIIGDNYYYVYCLWVSGSDKGKGYGKSLMEYCLADAREKGKSGICMLGAKKQKHWLSDQSFARKFGFEVVDVTENGYELLALSLDGTKPQFSQNIKRGEIESRELTIYYDMQCPFVLQNVEMIKRYCEMNGVPASFIQVDTLEKAKELPCVFNNWGVFYKGKFETVNLLPDISALKRILKK encoded by the coding sequence ATGAGTACCGAGTTTGTAAACTTGACGCCGGAAAACATAGCCAGCGAACATTTATGTTGCATCATCCGCAGTAAAAAAGCCCATCCGGGCATTGACGCAAAACGGCAATGGCTTTCAGGCCGGTTGAAGGAAGGCCATGTCTTCAGAAAGCTGAATGCAAAGGCTACGGTTTTTATTGAATACGCCCCTCTTGAAAAAGCCTGGGTTCCCATCATCGGTGACAACTATTATTATGTATACTGCCTGTGGGTTTCCGGGAGCGATAAAGGGAAAGGCTACGGCAAATCGTTGATGGAATATTGCCTGGCTGACGCCCGGGAAAAGGGTAAATCCGGCATTTGCATGCTTGGGGCAAAAAAACAGAAACATTGGCTTTCAGACCAGTCGTTTGCCAGAAAGTTCGGCTTTGAAGTGGTGGATGTTACGGAGAACGGCTATGAACTGCTGGCGCTTTCTCTGGACGGAACAAAGCCGCAGTTCTCACAAAATATAAAGCGCGGGGAGATTGAAAGCCGGGAGCTGACCATTTATTATGATATGCAGTGCCCCTTTGTCCTTCAGAACGTTGAGATGATCAAACGGTATTGTGAAATGAACGGCGTTCCTGCATCGTTCATTCAGGTGGATACCTTGGAAAAAGCAAAGGAATTGCCTTGTGTCTTCAATAACTGGGGTGTGTTCTACAAGGGAAAATTTGAGACGGTGAATTTGTTGCCGGATATTTCCGCCCTGAAGAGAATACTCAAAAAATGA
- a CDS encoding RtcB family protein gives MITIDGKYTEARVFTDELEDLARTQIRDVCNHPAFEGSRVRIMPDVHAGAGCVIGFTAEMKTDKVIPNLIGVDIGCGVLTARLPGMPDFSRFDERLRERVPFGWGTRSAVHQALLDDPELDEEISRICVDVLRTEKDRHRRSVGSLGGGNHFIEIAQGTEHAFLCIHSGSRNFGLKIAERYQKMAVAACPDTYLKERKKGLCYLEGENTLNYIRDMKVAQRFAALNRRVMLRELVDDADTLESFDTVHNYIAEDNVIRKGAVRAAAGDRLIVPLNMRDGSVICIGRGNEEYNCSSPHGAGRRMSRKKAKANLSLEEFQASMQGIFSTCVSRATLDEAPMAYKDGESVLDNVHETAQIVERIRPVYNFKAPE, from the coding sequence ATGATCACCATCGACGGAAAATACACGGAAGCCCGCGTGTTCACGGATGAACTGGAAGACCTGGCCCGCACCCAGATCAGAGACGTATGCAACCACCCCGCCTTTGAAGGAAGCCGGGTACGCATCATGCCGGACGTGCATGCGGGCGCGGGCTGCGTCATCGGCTTTACCGCGGAGATGAAAACGGACAAGGTGATTCCCAACCTGATCGGCGTGGACATCGGCTGCGGAGTGCTCACGGCCAGACTGCCCGGAATGCCGGATTTTTCCCGGTTTGACGAACGCCTGCGCGAACGCGTCCCGTTTGGCTGGGGCACCCGTTCCGCCGTTCACCAGGCTCTGCTGGATGATCCGGAACTGGATGAAGAAATCTCCCGCATCTGCGTGGATGTGCTGAGAACGGAGAAGGACAGGCACCGCCGTTCCGTGGGCTCCCTGGGCGGAGGCAACCACTTCATTGAAATAGCGCAGGGTACGGAACACGCCTTCCTGTGCATCCACTCCGGTTCCCGCAACTTCGGCCTGAAAATTGCGGAACGCTACCAGAAGATGGCCGTAGCCGCCTGCCCTGACACGTATCTCAAGGAGCGCAAGAAGGGCCTCTGCTACCTGGAGGGGGAGAACACGCTGAACTACATCCGGGACATGAAGGTGGCCCAGCGCTTCGCCGCCCTGAACCGCCGCGTGATGCTGCGGGAGCTGGTGGACGATGCGGACACCCTGGAAAGCTTCGATACCGTGCACAACTACATTGCGGAGGATAACGTCATCCGCAAGGGGGCTGTACGGGCTGCTGCCGGAGACAGGCTCATCGTCCCCCTGAACATGCGGGACGGCTCCGTCATCTGCATCGGCAGGGGGAACGAGGAATACAACTGTTCCTCCCCTCACGGAGCAGGCCGCAGAATGTCCAGGAAGAAGGCTAAAGCCAACCTCTCCCTGGAGGAATTCCAGGCTTCCATGCAGGGCATCTTCTCCACCTGCGTCTCCCGCGCTACGCTGGACGAAGCGCCCATGGCCTACAAGGACGGAGAAAGCGTGCTGGACAACGTCCATGAAACGGCGCAGATCGTAGAACGCATCAGGCCCGTGTACAACTTCAAGGCGCCGGAATAG
- a CDS encoding LysR family transcriptional regulator encodes MFEHLFAERGLSLDRLKTLIEVGRAGSIAAAARGDSARQSLYSRQIKELEEFFGVELALRRGKVLALTKPGWELVRLASESLCLLDDFKSRSRNMPYRFTIGAGDSLHAWVAAPVLAEIQRRGLPWLFALENLRNSEIPLKLQNMDVDFGIVRTSALESEGLESRVIRSMDYALYVPAALGGRKVRGTEDDFPRLLEMFPLATLGSASGFFTSLKRNCAESGIRLRVQCETQSFPFAARMLKSGAFMAVLPCMVEPELGKDFIKVTHPALDRLSRSISLAWNPRLLRVRPSAKRVIDVFSSPERG; translated from the coding sequence ATGTTTGAGCATCTTTTCGCAGAGCGGGGGCTCTCCCTGGACCGATTGAAAACCTTGATAGAGGTAGGAAGGGCGGGGAGCATTGCCGCTGCCGCCCGCGGGGACAGTGCGCGGCAAAGCCTGTATTCCCGCCAGATCAAGGAACTGGAGGAATTCTTCGGCGTAGAGCTGGCGCTCCGCCGCGGGAAGGTGCTGGCGCTTACGAAGCCCGGCTGGGAACTGGTCCGGCTGGCCAGTGAGAGCCTGTGCTTGCTGGACGACTTCAAGAGCCGCAGCCGCAACATGCCCTACCGTTTCACCATCGGCGCCGGGGACAGCCTGCACGCGTGGGTGGCGGCTCCGGTGCTGGCGGAAATCCAGCGGCGCGGGCTGCCGTGGCTGTTTGCGCTGGAAAATCTGCGTAACAGTGAGATTCCCCTCAAGCTTCAGAACATGGATGTGGACTTCGGCATCGTGCGCACCAGCGCGCTGGAATCGGAAGGGCTGGAAAGCCGGGTCATCCGTTCCATGGATTATGCGCTGTATGTGCCTGCGGCCCTGGGGGGCCGGAAGGTGCGGGGAACGGAGGATGACTTTCCCCGCCTGCTGGAAATGTTTCCCCTGGCTACGCTGGGTTCCGCCTCCGGTTTCTTTACCTCCCTGAAGCGGAATTGTGCGGAATCCGGCATCAGGCTGCGGGTGCAGTGTGAAACGCAGTCCTTCCCCTTTGCGGCGCGCATGCTGAAAAGCGGGGCATTCATGGCGGTGCTTCCCTGCATGGTGGAGCCGGAACTGGGCAAGGACTTCATCAAGGTGACTCATCCGGCGCTGGACAGGCTGTCCCGCAGTATTTCCCTGGCGTGGAATCCGCGCCTGTTACGCGTGCGGCCTTCCGCCAAAAGGGTGATTGACGTCTTTTCCTCCCCGGAACGGGGTTGA
- a CDS encoding MFS transporter produces the protein MTRTRDELAAETAPPVKTPLWTRDYILACCANLMMGLAFFELVPVLPLYLTGQLQVSSGWLGWIMSIYVLAAIISRPWFAHRVDTGDRKKIYITVYILLALSFSGYAVAATALAFFLTRFVQGLIWGGMTTSGPTMAVDIIPPSRRGEGLGFFGMTMTLGMCLGPVIGLQIYQVYGFYVITWSSLVLCLAGAGIASLIRAPGRPVQEPVQETPKKVLDRLVLRVGIPLAVNVMIASFSYGVVAVYSALYGKMYGFKYAGLFYALMGLGMLVSRFMVGRQIDRGRVAELSVISLSILTVSFGALALAPLEWVYYTSAILIGFGFGIFIPTFQTMKLNMADRGHRGAVNSTFFTAFDIGVGTGMFFGGKIYAYLNLNWAFGTGALLNLLAIVYFYRISLDHYRKNKLGVDSD, from the coding sequence ATGACCCGGACCAGAGATGAATTGGCGGCGGAAACCGCACCCCCCGTCAAAACGCCCCTCTGGACGCGGGACTACATCCTGGCCTGCTGCGCGAACCTGATGATGGGGTTGGCCTTCTTTGAACTGGTGCCCGTCCTCCCGCTGTATTTGACGGGGCAATTGCAGGTTTCCTCCGGCTGGCTGGGCTGGATCATGTCCATTTATGTGCTGGCCGCCATTATTTCCCGCCCCTGGTTTGCACACCGGGTGGATACCGGAGACCGCAAGAAGATTTACATCACGGTTTACATCCTGCTGGCCCTGTCCTTTTCCGGGTATGCGGTAGCGGCCACCGCCCTGGCGTTTTTCCTGACGCGCTTTGTGCAGGGGCTGATCTGGGGCGGCATGACCACCTCCGGCCCCACGATGGCGGTGGACATCATCCCCCCGTCCCGGCGCGGGGAAGGCCTGGGCTTTTTCGGCATGACGATGACGCTGGGCATGTGCCTGGGGCCCGTCATCGGCCTCCAGATATACCAGGTATACGGCTTTTACGTGATTACGTGGAGCTCCCTGGTGCTGTGCCTGGCCGGGGCCGGAATAGCCTCCCTCATCCGCGCTCCCGGACGCCCTGTCCAGGAACCCGTGCAGGAAACGCCCAAAAAGGTGCTGGACCGCCTGGTGCTGCGCGTGGGCATTCCGCTGGCGGTGAATGTGATGATCGCCTCCTTCTCCTACGGGGTGGTGGCCGTTTACTCCGCCCTGTACGGGAAAATGTACGGCTTCAAATACGCCGGGCTGTTTTATGCTCTGATGGGGCTGGGCATGCTGGTCTCCCGGTTCATGGTGGGCAGGCAGATTGACCGCGGACGCGTGGCGGAGCTTTCCGTCATCTCCCTGAGCATCCTGACCGTCAGCTTCGGCGCGCTGGCGCTCGCGCCGCTGGAATGGGTTTACTACACATCCGCCATCCTCATCGGCTTCGGATTCGGCATCTTCATCCCCACCTTCCAGACCATGAAGCTGAACATGGCGGACCGCGGCCACCGGGGAGCCGTCAATTCCACGTTCTTCACGGCCTTTGACATCGGAGTGGGCACGGGCATGTTCTTCGGGGGCAAGATTTACGCGTACCTGAACCTGAACTGGGCCTTCGGCACAGGGGCATTGCTGAACCTGCTGGCGATCGTGTACTTCTACCGCATTTCCCTGGACCATTACCGCAAAAACAAGCTGGGCGTGGATTCCGATTGA
- a CDS encoding cob(I)yrinic acid a,c-diamide adenosyltransferase codes for MSVITKRGDSGETDLMFGKRSPKTAPRIEAYGTVDELNSLIGVVRHSGVSPRTVEMLDGVQARLVGAMGELATLEEDLPKYDAKGYARITAEDVAWLEEQAHLLEKECDIRFKGWARPGKEGSLGSAYLDLARSVCRRAERRVVALRLDNALSNVNTALFLNRLSDLCWVLARFEALDAGEKAEA; via the coding sequence ATGAGCGTGATCACCAAGCGTGGAGACAGCGGAGAAACGGACCTGATGTTCGGCAAACGGAGCCCCAAGACGGCTCCGCGCATTGAAGCTTACGGAACGGTGGATGAATTGAATTCCCTGATCGGCGTGGTGCGCCATTCCGGAGTAAGCCCCCGGACGGTGGAAATGCTGGACGGCGTTCAGGCGCGCCTGGTGGGCGCCATGGGGGAACTGGCCACGCTGGAGGAAGACCTTCCCAAGTATGATGCCAAAGGCTATGCCCGCATCACGGCGGAGGACGTGGCGTGGCTGGAGGAACAGGCCCACCTGCTGGAGAAGGAATGCGACATCCGCTTCAAGGGGTGGGCGCGCCCCGGCAAGGAGGGGTCACTGGGTTCCGCCTATCTGGACCTGGCCCGGTCCGTCTGCCGCCGTGCAGAACGCCGGGTGGTGGCGCTGAGGCTGGATAATGCCCTGAGCAATGTGAACACGGCCCTCTTCCTGAACCGCCTTTCCGACCTCTGCTGGGTTCTGGCCCGCTTTGAGGCTCTGGACGCCGGGGAAAAGGCGGAAGCCTGA